CCCGATGAAGATGGGCAGGACCCGGCGCTCGCCGGTGCGCTCGCGCAGCAGCGCGATGGGCGTGTTGGAGGGCAGCTCCACCCGCACGCCCACCAGGTCCATCTCGATCACCCCCGCAGGATATCGCCGGGGAGGGAGAGGGCACTCGCACCGGCCGAGGTCGCCCGGGAGTGGGCGGCTAGCGCAGGTGCTCGGACAGGGCGGCGCGCAGCAGGGCGGCGCGCAGCCCCTGGCCCAGGCCGGCCAGCTCCACCAGGGTGTCCTGGGCCTGGCGGCGGGACTCGGGGTTGCGCTGCTTCACCAGGGGCAGCACCAGCGACTCGAGCAGGGACGCCTCCCGCTCGGCGGTGGTCTTGAACAGGCGCAGGTGGCGGGCCTCGACCCCGTGGGCCAGGAAGCCACAGGACTTCTGGGCGATGACCAGGTCCTCGCCGTCGTAGAACAGGTCGGCCCCCACCGCCTGGCCGGTGATGAGGCCGTAGTCCTCCAGCGAGGCCAGCTGGGCCGCGGTGAGCCCGCTGGCGGCCAGCATCTCGTCGGTGGTGAGGCTCACGGAGCTGACGTCGGCCTCCAGCGGGTCGGAGCCGTCGCCGATGTCGGCGGACCGGCCCGAGCGGCCCCGGTCGGCCTTGGCCCGGGCTGCGTCGGCCATCCAGATGGGCAGCGCCGCGGGCTCGGTCGGGCCCTCCGGCACCGGGGCGGGCGCGGCGGCGACCGGCGGGGCGGCTGAGGGGGCGGGGGCGGCCGCCGGCGACGGGGCCGGGACCGGGGCGGCGGCCGGCGGGTCGGCGGTCGGCTCGGCGGCCGGGGCGGTCCCCGCCGCGGGCACGGAGGCGGCGGCGCCGTTGCCGGAGCGATCGGGCGCCGCCATCTCGCCCTCGATGCCGGCCTCCAGCCGCTCCTTGATGACCTTCAGGGGCAGGAACTTGTCCCGCTGCTGGGTCAGGATCCACCGCAGCCGGCGCACGTCGCCCTCGTAGAACTTGCGGTACCCGGAGGGGGTGCGCTCGGGGTCGAGCAGCCCCTGGCTCTCCAGGAAGCGGATCTTGGAGATGGTGACGTCGGGGAACTCGTCCTGCAGCAGGCTGAGGACCTCTCCGATGGAGAGGTGGGACCGGTCGGTGGAGCGGGTGGTGGCCATGGTTTACCCGTTGGCCTCGGCGCCGGCCACGAAGACCAGCTTGAACTTCCCGACCTGGACCACGTCGCCGTCGGCCAGCTCGCCCTCCTCGATGCGCTCCCGGTTCAGGTAGGTGCCGTTGAGCGAGCCCACGTCGCGGACCACCAGGCGGCCACCGCCGGCCCGGACCACCTCGGCGTGGCGGCGGGACACGGTGACGTCGTCGAGGAAGATGTCGCTGTCGGGGTGGCGACCGGCGGTCACGGTGTCCTTGTCGATGGCGAAGGTCGACCCGGCGTTGGGCCCGGCCCGGACCACCAGGACGCCGTCCCCGGGCAGCTCGTCGAGGTCGATGCTGACCTCGTCGGGGCTGCCGGCGGGCGACTCCAGCTGGAGCTGGATGGTGGGGCGGTCCTGGACGTCGGCCTCCAACGGGGCGCCGCACGACGAGCAGAAGTTGGCATCCGGGGCGTTGTGGTGGCCACAGCGCTGGCACTCGAGGTCGGCCACGGGC
The Acidimicrobiales bacterium DNA segment above includes these coding regions:
- a CDS encoding MerR family transcriptional regulator, with the translated sequence MATTRSTDRSHLSIGEVLSLLQDEFPDVTISKIRFLESQGLLDPERTPSGYRKFYEGDVRRLRWILTQQRDKFLPLKVIKERLEAGIEGEMAAPDRSGNGAAASVPAAGTAPAAEPTADPPAAAPVPAPSPAAAPAPSAAPPVAAAPAPVPEGPTEPAALPIWMADAARAKADRGRSGRSADIGDGSDPLEADVSSVSLTTDEMLAASGLTAAQLASLEDYGLITGQAVGADLFYDGEDLVIAQKSCGFLAHGVEARHLRLFKTTAEREASLLESLVLPLVKQRNPESRRQAQDTLVELAGLGQGLRAALLRAALSEHLR
- a CDS encoding FHA domain-containing protein, whose amino-acid sequence is MADLECQRCGHHNAPDANFCSSCGAPLEADVQDRPTIQLQLESPAGSPDEVSIDLDELPGDGVLVVRAGPNAGSTFAIDKDTVTAGRHPDSDIFLDDVTVSRRHAEVVRAGGGRLVVRDVGSLNGTYLNRERIEEGELADGDVVQVGKFKLVFVAGAEANG